In Blautia wexlerae DSM 19850, a single window of DNA contains:
- a CDS encoding DUF5711 family protein: protein MKVRNKVKAKMANTFKKIIKKHKKKKLQAERNRKAKARERAEEEYADDYERRLSRHKRSVVKKTVITVVAIAAAVTAVGFYIEKRSYHTYKVVQTSEQEDIVSTNYVEMDGNILRYSPDGVSLVSDKMSTLWSETYQMQNPVADVNGTRAVIADKDGTTLEIYDKSGKTGSVTTSYSIVKAKVSKSGLVAAILDGGDDTWIDFYGTDGSLIAENQTKIDDPGYPLDIAVSEDGVIMMVTYQFVDGSDTTSYVAFYNFGDVGQNEDDRIVSGYKYEGVVVPQIQYLDNNRSVALKDNGFTIYHGSQIPKEVKTVKVDKEIVSTFYDNDMIGLVFKNDSKDKQYTMEVYTTDGKLKFKENFNIPYTTIKLSGGNILMYNSSQMCVMNSRGVQKYLGSVDGTIKDFFKIGMNRYLLVLDSGVEIIKLS, encoded by the coding sequence ATGAAAGTGAGAAATAAGGTAAAGGCTAAAATGGCAAATACATTTAAGAAAATAATAAAAAAACATAAAAAGAAAAAGCTTCAGGCAGAGAGAAACAGAAAAGCGAAAGCCCGGGAGAGAGCTGAAGAGGAATATGCAGATGATTATGAGCGCAGATTGTCCCGCCACAAAAGAAGTGTAGTGAAAAAGACAGTTATTACAGTGGTGGCGATAGCTGCTGCTGTAACGGCTGTGGGATTTTACATAGAGAAGAGAAGCTATCATACTTATAAAGTAGTCCAGACAAGTGAGCAGGAGGATATTGTTTCTACAAATTATGTTGAAATGGACGGAAATATCCTTCGATACAGTCCGGACGGAGTTTCGCTTGTTTCTGATAAGATGAGTACATTATGGAGTGAAACCTATCAGATGCAGAATCCTGTGGCAGATGTCAATGGAACTCGTGCGGTGATTGCGGATAAAGATGGAACAACTTTGGAGATTTATGATAAATCCGGAAAAACAGGCAGTGTAACTACTTCTTACAGTATTGTCAAAGCAAAAGTATCCAAAAGCGGTCTTGTTGCGGCAATCCTGGATGGCGGAGATGATACATGGATTGATTTTTATGGTACAGATGGAAGTCTGATTGCTGAAAATCAGACGAAGATAGATGATCCGGGATATCCCCTTGATATTGCTGTATCTGAAGACGGAGTGATCATGATGGTAACCTATCAGTTCGTAGATGGAAGTGATACGACCAGTTATGTGGCATTTTACAATTTTGGAGATGTAGGACAGAACGAGGATGACAGAATTGTCAGTGGATATAAGTATGAAGGCGTGGTAGTTCCGCAGATCCAGTATCTTGATAATAACCGGTCTGTAGCACTTAAAGATAATGGATTTACAATTTATCATGGAAGCCAGATTCCGAAGGAAGTAAAAACAGTAAAAGTAGATAAAGAAATTGTCAGTACTTTTTATGATAATGATATGATTGGTCTTGTGTTTAAGAATGACAGTAAAGACAAACAGTATACAATGGAAGTTTATACTACAGATGGCAAATTGAAATTCAAAGAAAACTTCAATATTCCATATACGACGATTAAATTAAGCGGTGGAAATATTCTGATGTACAACAGTTCCCAGATGTGTGTAATGAACAGCAGAGGAGTACAGAAATATCTTGGCAGTGTGGATGGAACGATCAAAGATTTCTTCAAAATCGGAATGAACAGATATCTTCTGGTATTGGACAGCGGTGTAGAGATAATAAAACTTAGTTAG
- a CDS encoding transposase — MQIISSYGVELRKQNIPIRQTLEIYRSAVSYLIGIYVQVWEELAEIPDAKRRFNAAEHLVHTTKKNHACFDFDIRFPKMPSYLRRSAIQHALGTVSSYKTRLDLWEKTDGKSGKPKLVYENHAMPVFYRDVMYREGVEGKDEAYLKLYDGHDWKWFCIRLEHTDMEYLRKCWSGKKASAPILEKRHRKYFLRFSYKEEVTLTKTPVKEQIICSVDLGINTDAVCTIMRADGTVLGRRFIDHPSEKDRMYRTLGRIRRFQREHGSAQTQGRWAYTKRLNTELGKKIAGAIVRYAEENHADVIVFEYLEMQGKISGKKKQKLHLWRKRDIQRRCEHQAHRKEMRISRICAWNTSRLAYDGSGVVTRDRENHSLCTFQTGKRYNCDLSASYNIGARYFIRELLKPLPATERSLLEAKVPPVKRRTSCVYADLRKLHSEMERLKAA; from the coding sequence ATGCAGATAATATCCAGCTATGGCGTAGAATTACGAAAACAGAATATCCCGATCCGCCAGACACTGGAGATCTACCGTTCTGCTGTCAGCTATCTGATTGGGATCTATGTGCAGGTATGGGAAGAATTAGCAGAAATCCCGGATGCAAAGAGGCGTTTTAATGCTGCAGAACATCTGGTGCATACCACGAAGAAAAACCATGCCTGTTTTGATTTTGATATCCGGTTCCCAAAGATGCCGTCCTATCTGCGCAGATCTGCCATCCAGCATGCACTGGGGACAGTATCCTCTTATAAAACACGGCTGGATCTATGGGAAAAGACAGACGGAAAGAGCGGGAAACCAAAGCTTGTATATGAAAATCACGCCATGCCGGTCTTCTACCGTGATGTCATGTATCGTGAAGGAGTGGAAGGGAAAGACGAAGCATACCTGAAACTCTATGACGGCCATGACTGGAAATGGTTCTGTATACGTCTGGAGCATACAGATATGGAATATCTGAGAAAATGCTGGTCAGGGAAAAAGGCATCTGCCCCGATTCTGGAAAAGAGACACCGGAAGTATTTTTTGCGTTTTTCCTATAAAGAGGAAGTAACACTTACCAAAACACCTGTGAAAGAACAGATTATCTGCAGCGTGGACTTAGGGATCAATACCGATGCAGTCTGTACGATCATGCGGGCAGACGGAACTGTCCTGGGAAGAAGATTCATAGATCATCCCAGTGAAAAAGACCGGATGTACCGCACACTGGGACGGATCCGCAGATTCCAGAGGGAACATGGCTCTGCGCAGACACAGGGAAGATGGGCATATACGAAACGTCTGAACACAGAACTGGGTAAAAAGATTGCAGGTGCGATTGTAAGATATGCGGAAGAAAACCATGCAGATGTGATCGTGTTCGAGTATCTGGAGATGCAGGGGAAGATATCGGGAAAGAAAAAACAGAAACTGCACCTGTGGAGAAAGCGGGATATCCAAAGACGCTGTGAACATCAGGCACACAGGAAAGAGATGCGGATATCCCGGATCTGTGCATGGAATACCAGCAGACTGGCTTATGATGGTTCCGGGGTGGTAACACGTGACCGGGAAAATCACAGCCTCTGTACTTTTCAGACAGGAAAACGATATAATTGTGACCTGTCAGCATCCTATAATATAGGAGCCAGATATTTTATAAGGGAACTTTTAAAACCCCTTCCGGCAACGGAAAGGTCTTTACTGGAGGCAAAAGTCCCTCCTGTAAAGCGTAGAACCTCATGTGTTTATGCAGATCTGAGGAAACTCCATTCAGAAATGGAACGTTTAAAAGCAGCATAG
- a CDS encoding CvpA family protein — protein MALTWAGVITILFLAAACVRGYRRGLIKELVSLVCVFLSMAIVWFINPYVNEFIRENTSIYEKVQESCREFVGEEYSTWTGSGESQTEFINEMNLPELLRNGLVQNNNSDSYQYLAVTTFSDYIAQYLARMAVNGISFLISLLMSTIMVRSITWMLNLVTRLPVLHGMNKVAGALLGAVKFLIVIWIIFLALTIVCNTKAGEAALQIIKKDCILSFIYDRDILIRIFMSIFY, from the coding sequence ATGGCTTTAACGTGGGCCGGAGTCATTACGATACTTTTTCTGGCGGCTGCATGTGTCAGAGGTTATAGGCGGGGACTGATAAAAGAACTGGTTTCGCTTGTATGTGTTTTTCTGTCGATGGCGATCGTGTGGTTTATAAATCCTTATGTAAATGAGTTTATTCGGGAAAATACATCAATTTATGAAAAAGTACAGGAAAGCTGCCGGGAGTTTGTAGGAGAGGAATACAGCACATGGACAGGCAGTGGAGAAAGCCAGACTGAATTTATAAATGAAATGAATCTCCCGGAGCTGCTGAGAAATGGACTGGTTCAGAATAATAATTCTGACAGTTACCAGTATTTGGCTGTAACTACATTTTCGGATTATATTGCTCAATATCTGGCGAGAATGGCAGTGAACGGAATTTCTTTCCTGATTTCTCTGCTGATGTCGACGATTATGGTGAGGAGTATCACATGGATGCTGAATCTTGTGACGAGATTACCTGTGCTGCATGGCATGAACAAGGTAGCAGGAGCGTTGCTGGGGGCAGTTAAATTCCTTATAGTAATATGGATTATCTTTCTGGCTCTCACCATTGTGTGCAATACAAAGGCTGGTGAGGCGGCCCTTCAGATCATTAAGAAAGATTGCATCCTGAGTTTCATATATGACAGAGATATCCTGATCAGGATATTTATGAGTATCTTCTATTAA